The Enterococcus sp. 7F3_DIV0205 genome has a window encoding:
- a CDS encoding TIGR04197 family type VII secretion effector, translating into MTVNSNSSIAGGISASFSQSASALNSISVAVSASSTNVSGNAPAVQSLNNFQQGLAGLSTSVVSAGDNIHSVAKEFDQIDQKIAQLTKFNFPGGL; encoded by the coding sequence TAATAGTAATTCCAGTATTGCAGGAGGTATTTCAGCTTCATTTAGTCAATCAGCTAGTGCTTTAAATAGTATCAGTGTTGCTGTGTCTGCGTCTAGTACTAATGTTTCAGGCAATGCCCCAGCAGTCCAATCATTGAATAATTTTCAACAAGGGTTAGCAGGGTTATCTACTAGTGTGGTTTCCGCTGGTGATAATATTCATTCTGTAGCAAAAGAGTTTGACCAAATAGATCAAAAGATTGCCCAGCTAACAAAATTCAACTTTCCTGGAGGTCTATAA